A genome region from Paenibacillus pabuli includes the following:
- the mreD gene encoding rod shape-determining protein MreD codes for MVTRKQVLFLLLFVLFIAEGTILPLLIPSGWQLRISANLVYVVILFIAVYHHRHTALVLGIFFGLLHDVVFYGEMIGPYGFAMGLSAYMMGLIFQAPRAPLPVMVTVVILGSLLNDTMLFFLYKLFRLNHVTFDWALLEYMIPNLFIHFVFALIIYTPLRKQLERIGKRKSKVQEAS; via the coding sequence ATGGTGACACGCAAGCAAGTCTTGTTCCTGTTGCTGTTCGTTTTGTTCATCGCGGAAGGAACGATTTTGCCGCTGCTTATTCCTTCCGGATGGCAATTGCGCATTTCGGCCAATCTGGTCTATGTCGTCATTCTGTTTATCGCTGTATATCATCATCGCCACACGGCTCTGGTGCTAGGCATATTTTTTGGACTGCTCCATGACGTTGTATTCTATGGAGAGATGATCGGACCTTATGGATTCGCAATGGGGTTATCTGCTTATATGATGGGGCTTATATTCCAGGCACCGCGTGCACCGCTTCCAGTTATGGTTACGGTCGTCATTTTGGGAAGTCTGCTTAATGACACCATGTTGTTCTTTTTATATAAGCTCTTCCGCCTTAATCACGTGACCTTTGACTGGGCATTGCTTGAATACATGATTCCCAATCTGTTCATCCATTTTGTGTTTGCCCTGATCATTTATACTCCGCTGCGGAAGCAGCTGGAGCGTATCGGCAAGAGAAAGAGCAAGGTGCAGGAGGCATCCTGA